One Tachypleus tridentatus isolate NWPU-2018 chromosome 3, ASM421037v1, whole genome shotgun sequence DNA window includes the following coding sequences:
- the LOC143246618 gene encoding uncharacterized protein LOC143246618 — translation MSWKATLLFAGLVWVTYCDSQEVYTPEYDIKTPKDSRGTTQEQTYHPQLNRGWFPYSFQYEVPIGQNGGYSHQESSNESGKVSGSYKIIGEDDNSRVVEYTADKNGFYATVRTNDPAVEGKNPADVTVMKDSTLFGLNTPNDNEGFPAVMTRQNGGARDIAKEEVDGALEGIGNSNSSYVIYLDDEDSQPEDEHYHNSHEHYGDHENYKMDNSHEDDHDMDNSYNDDNDMNNSYKDDHDMDNSNEDGGEQLLKYDEKLRKHNHGDTYNIYNSIIYLYNKYTNSSGDYYKYPDDLESAIVRYVTKYNSSYSLSDDANMTKQSLPPDVGIHPISNNNTLINEVTLSTTQATKHDTGDTYNIYNSNVYVNSILVDSDENDYTYPEDQVTSCNSLENGITDSTTPSTEAESVTTIDNIMNSTDSFISTFYNNTSTESASEATLSFDTRFENTTYSMNNASFSDIYFNNENETDAHNTTSWDNTLRENGTELSDHVTEPINNNSSQFWLNSSDELGTPKQETSEQSMASNRDNETTAGLRFGNETNHRIIFFPVKLGHLFNSSSNYATGNSPVTVLPIKTPSWLQENGSYPVYVPVHVSSAGNRTRKLKYGIFKY, via the coding sequence TTAAATCGTGGATGGTTTCCTTACTCTTTTCAATACGAAGTTCCAATCGGCCAAAATGGCGGCTATTCTCATCAAGAATCGTCCAACGAGTCAGGCAAAGTGTCGGGATCTTATAAGATTATTGGTGAGGATGATAACAGTCGAGTGGTGGAATACACTGCGGACAAAAATGGATTCTACGCCACAGTGAGAACTAATGATCCAGCAGTTGAAGGCAAGAACCCTGCTGACGTCACTGTAATGAAAGATTCGACTTTGTTTGGCCTCAACACTCCCAATGATAACGAAGGATTTCCGGCAGTAATGACGCGACAAAATGGTGGTGCTAGGGACATTGCAAAAGAAGAGGTAGATGGCGCTCTAGAAGGTATAGGAAATTCAAATTCATCATATGTCATTTATTTAGACGACGAAGATTCTCAGCCTGAGGACGAACATTACCACAATTCTCATGAACATTATGGTGATCATGAAAATTATAAGATGGACAACAGTCACGAAGATGATCATGACATGGACAACAGTTACAATGATGATAACGATATGAACAACAGTTACAAAGATGATCATGATATGGACAACAGTAACGAAGATGGCGGTGAACAGCTACTAAAATACGATGAAAAGTTGCGGAAACATAACCATGGAGacacttataatatttacaactCAATCATATATCTGTACAACAAATATACCAACTCAAGTGGAGATTATTATAAGTACCCTGATGATCTAGAAAGTGCTATTGTTCGTTATGTCACGAAATATAACTCCAGTTATTCACTTTCTGATGACGCTAATATGACGAAACAAAGCCTTCCTCCTGATGTTGGTATCCATCCCATCAGTAACAACAACACTTTGATAAATGAAGTGACACTTTCAACAACACAAGCTACAAAGCATGACACTGGGGAcacttacaatatttataactcAAACGTATACGTAAACAGCATTCTCGTCGATTCAGATGAAAATGACTATACTTACCCTGAAGACCAAGTTACTTCCTGTAACTCTTTGGAAAACGGAATCACAGATTCAACAACACCGTCTACAGAAGCAGAAAGTGTTACAACAATCGACAACATAATGAACTCAACAGATAGTTTCATTTCtacattttacaataatactTCTACAGAAAGTGCTTCGGAAGCCACGTTATCTTTTGATACACGATTCGAAAACACGACCTATTCAATGAATAATGCAtcattttcagatatttattttaataacgaaAATGAAACGGATGCTCATAATACGACATCGTGGGATAATACACTGAGGGAAAACGGCACCGAGTTGTCAGACCACGTGACTGAGCCAATCAATAACAATTCAAGTCAGTTTTGGTTGAACTCATCTGATGAACTTGGAACACCTAAACAAGAAACCTCAGAACAGAGCATGGCATCAAACCGAGATAACGAGACCACAGCAGGATTACGATTTGGTAATGAGACAAACCATCGCattattttttttcctgttaaATTAGGGCATCTTTTCAACTCGTCATCAAACTATGCAACAGGAAATTCTCCAGTGACAGTCCTCCCAATAAAGACGCCATCTTGGCTACAAGAAAACGGGAGTTATCCAGTTTACGTGCCCGTTCACGTATCCTCTGCGGGAAATAGAACAAGAAAACTGAAATATGGAATTTTTAAATACTAG